The Vitis vinifera cultivar Pinot Noir 40024 chromosome 3, ASM3070453v1 region GACACCTTGCAGACCAACCACACCCCCCAAGTGAGAACTCGCTTCTTAAGATGCAACTGGCTTCGCAATGGCCTGCTTAATAGCCTCAGCATATGTCCTGTGCTGATAGGTGAGGGTTGACTCAAGCAAATCCCAGAGTGATGTCTTAGGGTTCCAACCTGGCAATTCCATCCAAAAGTTGTGTCAGAATTTCACTCCAACCGCAAAAGAACAGAGGAGGAATGATAAAGAAAACAGATCATTACCAAGTTGTTTATTGATTATGGTCATGTCTGGAATTCTCTTGTCACTGTCATCATATCCTTCACCATAGAATTCTTTGGAGCTTACATCAACAGTTGGTACCTCCAAAGAAGGTTCCCCACTCACCTTTGCATAAACCTGAATAATGGAAGGAAGtcatcaatatatagaatcCATAGAGGTCAAGATTAAGATTAATATTGCATCAAAAAAACCAATGACTCATTCACCTCAGTCATCATTTCTGCAAGCTGCTTAACTGTAGCTTCATTGTTTGGGTTGCCCACATTGAAGATGTGACCATTAGCCCTGCCAGGATTATCCTGAGAAAAGATCATAATATTCAGcatcctgttttttttttttccaagtaaaCTAAATGTGGAATCATATAATGAAAGAAAGGATGGTCAACTCACAATCATCAACAAGACTGCTTCAATAGCATCCTTTATATAAACAAAGGTTCTCTGGGATTGGCCACCATCCACAAGCTTGAGTGGCTCACGACGAAGAAGGTTCTACGGTGGGAGAAAAAGAGCAAGATCagagacaaaaaaaatgaaaaaaatactacCAAACAAGCCATGTTATGACAGATGTTGAAACTAACATTGCTGAAGCATGCCAGAACCCTTGGAACACCTTCACTAGGACCATCAATGCCAGGAATGAAATCCATTCTAGGCCCAATCCAGTTAAAAGGCCTCACAATGGTGAACTCTAGGCCATTCTCTGCACCTTCAgctgtaaataataataataaaaaaaaaattagaaagatcTATGAGACAGATGCATGTTAAGAAACATCCAGATTGATGGAAAAGTTGACTCACCATAAATCAACCTCTCAATTAATTGCTTTGCACAGGCATAGGACCATCTCTGCTTCTCAATTGAACCAAAAATGCAGGGGGAGGCATCTTCTTTGAGAAGATAGTAAGCTGGATCCTAATATCATATCAAAGCATATGGACTTGGTTCATTCCAACAATAAGGCAAGCAGAAAACAAAGAACAAATAGCAAACGATAGCTTCCAAAGCAGTTCAAAATTCCCATTCTGCAAATAGAAATAATGAAGCAACCAAATGTCCATTGTGATCATTTAAGTAAAAATACCTTTGCATACGAAGCAAAAACCTTAACCAATCATCCTAGATCTAGTGACCATGGGAGAGAAACATCTAACTGCAAGCTTATCAGAAAGAAAAATACTCATTGGCAGCAGAACAGCCTCCATTCAATTTAAGCTCCCTTATACTGCACAACATATGCAGCACCACCATAATTTCCAAACATCGCAACCACAACATGGAACATCTACGAAAACTCCAAAAATGCTAACTATGGCTAAAATCATTGGACACAAAAACACCGAAACATTTTCAAAACAACTACTTTCAATAGATTCAATACGCTAACATATTAGAGCAACTCATCAGATTGGATattaagaaatagaaaaatacgAAAGTTCCAGCAACTTCAATGTGCAAGTGCccaagaagaataaaaatattaccaGATAAGAAATGTTGAAGAATGATCAAGAAAGGACACAGTTATTAAGCAGTTACATTTCAATTATACCCTTCGGATAATATGGGTCATGACATCAGACCATCTTTgtccatttataatttttttccatcaccAGCATCAGCACAATCCAACATTtagatatatattattaaaaatgctaAGTTGTATCTTGGACAGAACACTCTAGAGTATATCATAAATAGTAATGCTTACAACCTACAGTTAAAAAAACTACAAGAGACAAATACAAAATACAGAAGACAGATTCGAGCTCTATgcgtgaaaaaaaaaaaaaacaaaaccaaacaaaaccaaacaaaacaaaacaaatacagAGGAGAGAGATCTCACCTGCCGGAGAGGTGAATCTTTGGGAAGAAAGCTCCCAATCGTTTTCCCATAGACTTCACAAGTCGAGAAGTGAATGAGACGCTTGTTGTTTTCTGAACAGTATTTCACCTAAAAAGCCACATCAAAACGCAAATCAACGCATACATCAGCTTCAACAGATTTCCGAGAAACAAAAAGACAAATAACAACATTATCTTTGAacgaaaaataattcaaacaaaCATCCAACAGCATACCACTGGAAGTGCATCAATGAAATTGCTGTAAATCGTATCGAGAGGACGAGTATTGTAGTCTGCGGGAGTACAGATCGCAGCCAGATTGACAGTCTGCATTACCAAAGAAAACGCCACAAATTGATACAAAATACaagaaattcaaaatccaaTGCAAGAAATAGAAACGAGGGAATCACGAACCAGATCTGCCATCTTGATGAGTCCTTCGAGCCTCGAATCGTGCTTGATGTTGATGCGGTGAAACTGAATGCGATCGGACCAAGGATGTGCAGCCGGCTCGAGAAGGTGCCTGATCTTGTCATTGTAGACATCAACGGCCAAGACCTTGTGCATCGTCTCAGCCATGAGCTTCTCACAGAGGTGCGATCCGATGAATCCTCCGGCGCCGATCATGCAAATCGTCATCGGCTTGATGGCGTTTCCGTCCAGATCTAGCCTCGCCGCCGAAGCCATTCTTTCTCTACAATTATGCCTACTCTCTAGAGTAGGGATTGGGGGCCAACGTGCGCCGGGTGGAGGAGAGTAGAAGAGGTGAGGATGAGACTTGAGTGGAGATTTTTGGGAGGAAATGGAGGGGCTTTATACTTAAAGGGTGTGAATACTGGAGGAAGATGAGGCACCCTGGCAATGTGGCCCCACCTTCATTATTGTCaattcttttcttcttattctCGCGTATATCTTATGACTCCACTCGCTTTCTCCCCATGCCACGTGCTAAATTTTCCCTTCCCGTAACCGTATATGGGATAGAACCCCTGCCCTGTTTGATAAAACAGTTTGTTATCCAAAACAGAAAATGGAAATAGTTTTTTCCAAACCAAAAACAGaataaaactagaaaaatatatcttaattatttttcattattttctaaatactattttaaaataattatataaatatgaatatggattaaataaaatatttacatataaaaattatttttaaaaatgtctaaattaattaagaatattttaagttttcgaataaatttttatattacaaaatattaaatcacaattttctaaaacaattttacagaaaacacttttcaaacTAACCTCATTTTCCTTGTTAAATTtcacaaaatgaaattattttcattttaacttTTTCCATGGGTATGGCAATATGATGGGTTTAGGAAGGATTGCCATCATCCAAACGTcatcctatttatttaaaataattctcatcatcttttcattaaaaaaattaaattaagtggGACGGGATAAGGTATGAGAAATTCTCATACTTGTCTTGCCTTGCcgattaaactttttttaaaaaaaaattaaaattttaattacattaaaataaatatattttataaaaattaaattattttaattttttataacttattttataaaaaaatattttataatttttatttttatctatatattaaaaatagataaataaaaattaaattaaattaaattaaatttatatataatcaaggtCGGACAGGACAGGACAGGACAAGGTAATACATGAACTTGtcttgaatttttaaaaaaaattcaaatccatctcaaatccatttatttaaatggAACAATGCAGGGCCAAACAGGTATTAGAAAAAACTCACCCTATTGTGAtttaagaaatagaaaaagagaCAAAAACACTATAgattattgaatattttcaaaaagaaagttttaaaatataatggGAAAACTCTATTCACATTTGTTAAATGAAAATCATTACTTGAAATACTTgtgaaaaacattttatttataaacattaaattttgatttgcaTTTATATATTTGAGCTTCCACAATGCAGTTTagcatgaattttttttttttttgttattttgtgaTTAATAAGTTTGtgtacaaaaattatatttttaaggaacttaaaaaactatttaaaataatttttaattagcatttaataaatattttttaagaatattattaaataaattttctttatttacatttaaaaattaGCCGCTATCctctatttaaattttctaataaaagtattattaacaaaaaaaaattatttttacgtTGAAAGAATCTTTATGGGCCTTTTTCTCAAATTATATTAAGTTAAACCGTGTTAAATTAAACTCAAGGAGTACAGGTGTCATCAAATCATGGCGAGTACGAAGCATCAATCTAAGCTGGAGTGTTAGTAGAAGTAATGACGTATCGTTTCATGTGAGTTGCTCTTTCGAATGAGCTGTCTATCTCCATGCTCACGTGGCCATTTTTCTGTGTAGGGAAGTTTCCAATCCCATGCAGTTACACCACACGCTTCCCACGTTCCAACGTTCCAATTCCGAGGATAATGTTTCGCTGTAGCTTAtccaaaaattttctaatttatgcgTTAGGAAAAGATTTGAAGTACATGTGAATTCCACAATGGTATTTTCTCATATGCCTTGTCGTAAGATTTCCTTTTGTTAGAAATTTTTAGGAGATATTATAATATTGATAGgtgtttttgaaatttatttaatttaatttttatttaaaaaatatcatcatttgattaaatttagaaagtatttttaaaatgattttcctaaaaatacttttatgctatgtttggttttagaaaatgtaaggaaaaataagaaggaaagaaaatgaagagaaaaaataaaaagaaagaattagaaaaatcgatttgaagtcaataaattatttctgCATACTTAttaaaactcatttaacttattttaactattttatataaatattaaataatttaaaaataaataattttttaattaattttaattgtatttttctttttcttttttttcatattacaaTCAAAAATGGGAAAATTAGAGTTTGTTTAGCTATGCGatttaaaagtagtttttgtttctatttttaaaaattcttaatattGTTTGGTCattgttatttgaaaatgatgtttaaaacaaagtgaaataaataatagtttttaaacaacaaataaaaattgttttcactaatttttaaaaataaaataaaaacaaaaaaaattctaaaaaaaaaaagagaaagaattatagaaaacaaataaaattgaacataatGTCATGCCCTTTCTCTCTTCACAATCTAATACTGACACTGaaaatctttatatttaatatttctttaaattacacATGCTTTTCTAAGTTTCTTTTaacttctttaaaatttttcattaagcaaataaatttcaaattaaattatacttaatacataaaatttattaaatctCAAAAATAAGTTGTAACTGATTTCattaatactaaaattttatgaaactcaataatattagaaaattataaactaaaatttattttaaatgtttggatttgttaatatatatatacacacacaattGCTTTTATTAGACAAATAAACTGtgaattaaacaagacttaatgcatAGCAAGTccagtaatttttaaaaataacttaaaacttaaataatgaACCAATtagtattagaaatttattaataaaaattgatttaacatgactttattgtttttcttctacataaaattattatttttttcaccaaggaaatgaacttcaaattaaacaaaaattaatgagTTGAATTTGTTAGCAAGTTTAGTAAttcttaaaagtaatttaaaactcaaataatgaaccaattaatacaaaaaatttatggacaaaaattggtataaaacaactttattgttttttttttacatataattattattttccatttttttcattagataaatgaacttcaaattaaataaaacttaataccttgaatttattaacaagtctaataatttttaaaaataacttaaaactgaAATAATGATCCaatcaatattaaaaatttatgaacaaataTTAGTTTAAAATGACCTTACTGTTTCTCTTCtacatagaatcattattttctattttttttttactagacaaataagtttcaaattaaacaagatttaatGTGTTGGATTAATTaacaagtttagtaatttttaaaaataacttgaaactgaaataataaactcattaatatcataaatgtatggataaaaattagttcataataactttattatctttttctacacataattatatttttataatttttttactataaaaatgaatttcaaatcagGTGATAGTTTGTATTGAAttatttatctcaaaagattaagtgggagaTGGCCCTAGGCAAAGTCCATGGCCCCCATTGTCAAGctcatcttgatttgggttcatcaccacCCCATCGACAGGTTGGGCCCTAGGAATAAAGGGATATGAACTCTCCATTAGGACAAGATTAAAAATGTCTATAGTGGGAACAATAATCCCACTGGTGGAGTTCcttacttggtgacattgataaTTTAAAGATAATGGTTATACGCTTAtcattggatatgaagtggttGAATCGCCCATTGCGGTCCTACTTGCATAGTCCATGAGCCAAATAAAAGCTATATTGATCTTGCCTTTAGATACCTTTCATGGTTAAGATAGAGAGATCAATTTGAGATGGTttctaactagtaataaggttATGACGTGACCAACGTATGCTTGATttttatgatactaggataccttgtaAAGGAATATGTAATTTAAGAGTAttgtatttttgctaaattaattaccaaatgtcttgaatgctcaattatgtcatatacttggttatatatttttattatgaatatcATGTTGGTTTTATTATCATTCTCTTTCTCACAATAGACCAAGCACAACTAATCAATTGGAGTAATTTATTTTGGATATAGTAACTAATTACATAAAATCTAGTTTAGGTAGAACTAGTTATTCCTAATGAACTAACctagaaaaaggaaataatggTATATCAAGGTGGTATTAGATGGATCAAAGGACTAAAGGTCTAATACTTGGAtatttggataatgtgttgcaatagcaacacatgtttattactagagactttgatattctctttctagttgcaatggttatttggtgataagggtagATCAACTTTGACGAGCTACTCTTAAAACTGTTATGAACACTAGTATTCATATTGAAGGGAAAAACTCAAAtctctaaatcctatgcacaatggaaaaatagtatttttatactttacaaggatttagaaagtgctaacaaaaaccataccttagatttggattttatcgaatcaaatccacatggtgaagatgaagatcaaAATCGCAGAAATCTCATAAACCCGAAGTCTTCTGCCcaatgactcgaaccttgatcttggcataCTTTCGATGAGGAGGAAAAAACGGTGGAGGCTATGGCTCTCAatctctttggatggtggaagacaaaagctatggaaaccttaacccttatggggtatttataaggttcctaagtgggcttaagtgacttgagctcacaTGAGCTTGGGTctcttaatctagcccaaaatgggttataattaattaattaacccaatagggttttgtagaccccctcctccccctccccctAACTAGGgggcattttctttttttctttattcttttttatcttcttcttattttcttcttcttcatcaacCTGAGAATGAgctttgttatgttttttttcgtTAATATTTAGCAATCCCACatgggaaaatgagagaaaCAAGGAGTCAAATGACTCCTATAAAAGCCATCCTCAGCAAAGGCTTTATATGGTCTTGTGGGCTCAAAACTCAACCCATAGTAATTAGAGTGGGTATGTGGGTTGTGTCATAAGACAGACCCAACATGTGATTTAGTAAAAACCATTTAAATTCTATGGAATCCTTCCTTCTATGCTTacaatgaaagggtaatattttcattttgtaattttttttaaaattaaaatcatttgaaccGCCGGTTTGAGCAATTCAACCCCGGTTTGATCTTAATCCGGTCCAAATGACCAGATCAGACCGGAACGGTGACCGGTCTACGGTTGGACCTgtcggaccggccggtccggtccggtttttaaaacattgatacCTGCCCCTAATGCTTGCCCTACGGAGGAAGTGGCTAAGTTGTTTTTCAATAATGTGGTCAAACACTTTGGGTTGCCGAAGGACATAGTCAGTGATCGAGATGCACGGTTCATAGGCCAGTTTTGGGTTGAGCTGTTCAAACTCTTGGGTTCagagtgtagaccctcaattttgtccctttagcacatgtctttaaaattcattttcaatgctccacaatagttccttggtggcccatggttactcataccacttacctttttctgagtcacctcggagattttggttgagggattatttgatcccttattgtgacccttggcagccctaacttagacttaggcttttcttgtttttttaggatagcttttagatacacttggcccattaggcactaccctaggcccacttagtctcaccttaggcccgtttaggcacactaggcctacgaagacttttattttattttattttattttatttatttatttatttattttgtttttaattttaattttatgattatcattcactttttattggttatcttcctctttatattattttccttaacttatttatttatttattatttttaccattttttaatttatttacttatttatctatacatgcaattatttaacttcaaaaatttcatgtttttgcaaggaaacttatcattggagtttaaggaagatgggactctccttggaaggttttggaggggaatttgaaattgggaagattgcttttgattggaggatttaaaaaaagaagagaagaagaaaggaaggaggagaattttcctttttggaaacaaatttaggtcttgaggggtgatatatataggtgagaaaaggaaaataatggaGAGATTTTTTCTTGGGGGGCAGAGCacacggaattttggaaaaagcaagggacttcgaacggagatcgggctgtcatttaatcatcaagagaggattttctctttgacttcaaaggttagttttctatatagtacttttatttagcTTAATTCTTGAgtataaataatcatatcgaataaagtttgtatttttaatcccaattagtttgattttaatttgtttttttagtttaaatgtattttgttgatcttaattcttgactttaaataatcacgttaaataaagtttatgtttttaatctcaattagtttgattccaattcgtttttagtttaaatacattttattgatcttaattcttaagtttaaataatcatatcgaataaagtttgtatttttaatcccaattagtttgattttaacttgttttttagtttaaatgtattttgttgattttaattcttaagtttaaataattgtattgaataaagtttgtatttttaatcccaattagtttgatttcaattcatttttaatctaaatgcattagttgattttaattcttaagtttaaataattgtattgaataaagtttgtatttttaa contains the following coding sequences:
- the LOC100262362 gene encoding UDP-D-apiose/UDP-D-xylose synthase 2, with the protein product MASAARLDLDGNAIKPMTICMIGAGGFIGSHLCEKLMAETMHKVLAVDVYNDKIRHLLEPAAHPWSDRIQFHRINIKHDSRLEGLIKMADLTVNLAAICTPADYNTRPLDTIYSNFIDALPVVKYCSENNKRLIHFSTCEVYGKTIGSFLPKDSPLRQDPAYYLLKEDASPCIFGSIEKQRWSYACAKQLIERLIYAEGAENGLEFTIVRPFNWIGPRMDFIPGIDGPSEGVPRVLACFSNNLLRREPLKLVDGGQSQRTFVYIKDAIEAVLLMIDNPGRANGHIFNVGNPNNEATVKQLAEMMTEVYAKVSGEPSLEVPTVDVSSKEFYGEGYDDSDKRIPDMTIINKQLGWNPKTSLWDLLESTLTYQHRTYAEAIKQAIAKPVAS